The uncultured Eubacteriales bacterium region TCCTCACCGTGAAATACAACGGCGAGGCGGTTGCTTTCCCTGATGCGCAGCCCTTTGTGGATGAAAACAGCCGGACGCTCATTCCCGTCCGCTTTGTGGCACCTATGTTTATGGTGAGCAGCCCGACCTCGATTTTGCCAAGCTGATTCTTGCCGAAGCCTATGGCGTAGAGGATGAGCTGAACGCACGAGGAAAGGCAACCGTATCCCTGAGAACAGACCTTTCATGTGTATATTCCTCAAGGCACAGTACCGACGCAAGCACCTATGTGCGCGGTGTGCTGACGGTCACAATCCCCGAAAACGCGGACATTGCCTGGATCAAAAGCAACTATGATTTCATTTCCAGTCCCAACGCCGGGGAAACCCGAGAGATTGATGTGGAAATCCGTATAAGCACATTTACATCGGACGTTTATTGGAGCGAAATGACCGCTTTGAAATAAGAGAAAGGATAACCTTATTATGAAAAAACTCAAAAACTGCATATCTGTTTTACTGGCAGCCGTTATAATGACGGCTGCTTTTTGCACTCCGGCACTGGCGGTTGTATCAACACATGATTCAAAGCATCTATCCTCCAGCAAGCAGGAAAAAATTTCTGGGTATACAAAGGATTATGAAAATGCCAAAGCCAGAGGCGATCAGGCTGGAATGGATAAAGCCCATAAGAATGCGGAAAATGTACGCGCCACAAAGAACTATTCCGGTGGCGCGGACGGCTCTGAATACCATCCCTGGAACAGCGGCGGCGGAAATTCCGGCGGTGGTGGAGGCGGCGGAGGCGGCGGGGGCTATCATTATGAGCCTCCCGCACCTGTGACTTACGCCATAACCGCTACAGCCGGGACGGGCGGCAGCATCAGTCCCAGCGGTTCAACCTCAGTAACGGAGGGCAACAACAAAACCTACACTATTACAGCAAACTCCGGGTATAAAATCGCAGACGTTAAAGTGGATGGCTCCTCAATCGGCGCGGCATCCACTTATACGTTCAGCAATGTAACCTCGGGCCATACCATCAGCGCAACCTTTGCCTCCGCAGCCTCTCTCAGTCCGGGAAATGCAACAATTAGTGACGGCGGCTCCGGGACGCTCAAATCGGGCGTAACCAAATCCGGGTATGGGATAACCGCAAGCCTGCCCGTTACGACCTCCTACGTCAGCGGAACAACCGTTACGGCAAGCTATAACTTCACTTCTGCCAAAACCGTTTCGCTGGAAAGCGTCGGCGGCACATGGCAGTTCCCTGTAAGCGGCTCCAGCGTTACAGGAGCCAGAAAAATCTACATCCCCGTGGAAACCAAGGACGGCACATATACGATCACCTTTACCGTAAAGGCGCTCGACCCTCAGGCTACGGCGCTGACCGGCTCCAACGTCTATCTGACCTCAACGAAAAGCGTTACCGTCACCATCAAAGGCAACATGTATTCCGACGATTTTACGGGCAATTCCTGATACGGCAGTAAGTAACAAGTTTCCCATACGGCGATTGGGCGGCAGACTAAAAAAGTCTGCCGCCTTTCGCTTTTACTTAGAGTGAGGAGGGCCTTTATGAACAGGAAAATCAGATGCGGCGATATGTTTTATGCCGACCTGACGCCAGGTGTCGGTTCCGAGCAGAGTGGCTACCGCCCCGTACTTATTATACAGAATGACACCGGCAATAGGCACAGCAACACGGTAATCGCCGCCATAATCACCAGCCGGATTTTCACCAAGACAAAGCTGCCCACCCACGCTCCCATTAAGGCGCAGCAAGGGCTTGGGCATGATTCACTCGTCCTGTTAGAGCAGATACGGACGATTGATAAAATGCGTCTGAAGGAATATATCGGGACGCTGGACAGCGGGGCTATAAGTCGTGTTGATAAGGCCCTGGCGGTCAGCGTGGGGCTGAAAGGAAGAGATTTAATATGACCGGACGATTATCGCAGGAAAAAGCCTACCGAATCATGCTGCGAGGATACCCCGATGTCTTGGATATGAAACAGATGTGTGAAATACTCGGTATCAGTCTAAAAACCGGGTATGTCCTGATACAAGAAAATAAGATTGAGTGTTTGAAAGTTGGGCGTTCTTATAGAATCCCCAAGCCTTTTCTATTGAGCTATTTACGGTTTGATACCGTCAATAAGGAAACGTAACAACATCGTACATTTTGATATTCCCATTTGCCATGATAAACTTAGGCTGTCAACAGCAAGCGGTGAGTATCCTTGAAAGGAGGAGCATAATGGAACTCGCCAAAATGCTTAAAATGGTCAGGCTGACCGAAGAAGAATTGATCGGCGGCTTTGTAACTATGAAAAAGAACCTCTATTACATCGTCCTTAACCGTAAAGACGATGACGGCAAGCTCAGGCCGCTTTGGATTTCCACGGAGCTGGAAGCTACCAAACAAAACAGAGAAGAAGCGGAAAGTAAATGCCTGTCGGAAAGAATCCGATACTCGGTAGACTTGAAAAATGGCATAGTCGAAATACCTGTCGCTAAAGGCTCAAAAACTGCTGCAAAAAAAGCAAAAGCCGATGCCTCTGTGGAACAACCTCAAAATCCGTTGTTTGCGGATTTGCTGAATGAGTGGATTGCCTTTCGCCACCCGAGTAATATCGTGATTGGCGAGGATTTCAACTTTGATAGGCAAATCAAGCTCAACACATGGGCTGGTTATGCGGATAACGTCAAGCGCAACCTGTATCCGACTTTTATGGCCTACGGCTGCACGGTGCAGGATGTCACAGTAGAGTTGCTGAAAGGGTTTTACTCCAACCGTCTTAAAAACGGCCTAAAGAAAGCCTCTGTTGCAAAGGACTACACGCTCATCAATCAGGCACTAAATTACGCCATCAGCCGGAAGATGATTGATGTAAACCCCAACAGCGCAATTACCCTGCACAAGATTGAAAAGTATAACGCAGCCACGCTGAACGCCGAGCAAATGCAGCAATACCTTGAGTTTATTCAAGGGGACATCATTGAGATAGCAATACTCCTTGGAGGCTTTTATGGTATGCGCCGCAGCGAGTGTTTGGGAACACGGGAATCACAGTTTGATTTTCGGCACAGTTTTTTTCGGGCAAACCACACGGTTACGAAAGCAGTCATCGATGGGAAAAAGCTGTATCTCCCCTCCGATAAGTTAAAAACTGATTTGAGTAACCGCACCTATCCCCTTATCCCGTATGTAGAAGAACGGGTGAAAGCAAGGATCGCAGAAAACAAAGACCTGCGGGAACTTTGTGGAAACTCATACAATTGGGAATGGCTTGGCTATATCTGCGTTCACCAGTTAGGGGAAATCATTGACCCAGATTATATCACAAGCAGACACAACACCTTACTGAAAAACGCGGGACTGCCCCATGTGAGGTTTCACGATCTCCGGCACTCCTGCGTTGGGCTGATGATGGCAAACGAGGTTCCTATGGAGCGTGTCCGTGATTGGGTAGGACATAGTGACATCCGCACGACGGTTAACACCTATGGCCACTTGGAATATCACTCCAAGAAACAGACAGCGGAGATTATCGGGAACTCATTGACAGGAAAACTCGTGGAGAGAGAGGCTGTATCATCCGGCGGATAGAACTTATAGCTTAAAAAGCCTGTAAATAGGCGGTTTTTAGAAAGGGGGGATAGAACCATGCACGGAGCAAGCGAAAAAACAACACTGCTCAAAAAGGGCGAAAGCCTGCAATCCCTTGAGATTGCAGGCTTCCAGATGGCGGAGAGGGAGGGATTCGAACCCTCGTGCGCTTGCGCGCAAACTGATTTCGAGTGAACCCGCCGATCTGGAAGATAGCTCCCTTTAGCGGAAAATAGAATAACTTAAAAACCCTTGAAATCATGCGATTCCGAACAACTTTTTGATTTTCCTTGAACTTATCGGGGGTTCGAGTTAAGTCCCAAAAAGAGCTGTTTTTTTCCGTTTTGGATAGAACTCGGATAGAACTCACGAAGTGTCTATCCCTCACATCATACAAAACTGTTTTCACTGCTTGCTGTTGACAATACATGAAAGCGAGGAAAGCAGATGAACATTAGTGACTTTATCCGTTCCGAGAGCGAACGCTACCCGGAGCATATAACCCAAAAAGAAATGGCGGCTCTGCTGGGCATTTGTAAATCCAAAGCCTATGCTATTCAAAGGCAAGGACATATTTCCTTTGAGTATGCCAACACAGACGAAGGACGCAGGCAACAGATAAAAACAGCCGATATATTGCGGTATCAATATGAACAAATGCGCTTCAATAGCGGGGATGAAGAGTTTGCCTCCCTGCTGCGACTTTATTTTGAAAAACAGCTAAGGCCATACCCGCAATTACTATTTGTTGCCGATGTGCGGCGGTTCACAGGCTATGCGAAAACCACTGTAAACAACTGGATTGACCGAAAATTGCTAAAAGCACTCTGCTATAAAAAGCAAAGAATTAAATCTCCTCAGCTCGGTAAAGGAACAATCATAACAAAAGAAGCATTTATCGCTTTTCTGACAAGTCCATATTATCGGGGTATCCGGCGTAAATCTACATTACATAAAGAGCAGGCGAAAGACTGCGAAACGCTCTTTACGTCTCTGTTGGCAAAGCGGGGTGTTGCAAATGGCTGATTACAGCTTTTTGGCAAAGGAATACCC contains the following coding sequences:
- a CDS encoding Copper amine oxidase-like domain-containing protein (fragment), with amino-acid sequence MKKRLALLLAGAIMVSAFCMTGAAAAGTTDTASGSIGSNVLTVKYNGEAVAFPDAQPFVDENSRTLIPVRFVAPMFMVSSPTSILPS
- a CDS encoding hypothetical protein (Evidence 5 : No homology to any previously reported sequences) encodes the protein MRGVLTVTIPENADIAWIKSNYDFISSPNAGETREIDVEIRISTFTSDVYWSEMTALK
- a CDS encoding exported hypothetical protein (Evidence 5 : No homology to any previously reported sequences), with the translated sequence MKKLKNCISVLLAAVIMTAAFCTPALAVVSTHDSKHLSSSKQEKISGYTKDYENAKARGDQAGMDKAHKNAENVRATKNYSGGADGSEYHPWNSGGGNSGGGGGGGGGGGYHYEPPAPVTYAITATAGTGGSISPSGSTSVTEGNNKTYTITANSGYKIADVKVDGSSIGAASTYTFSNVTSGHTISATFASAASLSPGNATISDGGSGTLKSGVTKSGYGITASLPVTTSYVSGTTVTASYNFTSAKTVSLESVGGTWQFPVSGSSVTGARKIYIPVETKDGTYTITFTVKALDPQATALTGSNVYLTSTKSVTVTIKGNMYSDDFTGNS
- the mazF gene encoding mRNA interferase MazF gives rise to the protein MNRKIRCGDMFYADLTPGVGSEQSGYRPVLIIQNDTGNRHSNTVIAAIITSRIFTKTKLPTHAPIKAQQGLGHDSLVLLEQIRTIDKMRLKEYIGTLDSGAISRVDKALAVSVGLKGRDLI
- a CDS encoding conserved hypothetical protein (Evidence 4 : Homologs of previously reported genes of unknown function), giving the protein MTGRLSQEKAYRIMLRGYPDVLDMKQMCEILGISLKTGYVLIQENKIECLKVGRSYRIPKPFLLSYLRFDTVNKET
- a CDS encoding Integrase translates to MELAKMLKMVRLTEEELIGGFVTMKKNLYYIVLNRKDDDGKLRPLWISTELEATKQNREEAESKCLSERIRYSVDLKNGIVEIPVAKGSKTAAKKAKADASVEQPQNPLFADLLNEWIAFRHPSNIVIGEDFNFDRQIKLNTWAGYADNVKRNLYPTFMAYGCTVQDVTVELLKGFYSNRLKNGLKKASVAKDYTLINQALNYAISRKMIDVNPNSAITLHKIEKYNAATLNAEQMQQYLEFIQGDIIEIAILLGGFYGMRRSECLGTRESQFDFRHSFFRANHTVTKAVIDGKKLYLPSDKLKTDLSNRTYPLIPYVEERVKARIAENKDLRELCGNSYNWEWLGYICVHQLGEIIDPDYITSRHNTLLKNAGLPHVRFHDLRHSCVGLMMANEVPMERVRDWVGHSDIRTTVNTYGHLEYHSKKQTAEIIGNSLTGKLVEREAVSSGG
- a CDS encoding hypothetical protein (Evidence 5 : No homology to any previously reported sequences) produces the protein MYCQQQAVKTVLYDVRDRHFVSSIRVLSKTEKNSSFWDLTRTPDKFKENQKVVRNRMISRVFKLFYFPLKGAIFQIGGFTRNQFARKRTRVRIPPSPPSGSLQSQGIAGFRPF
- a CDS encoding conserved hypothetical protein (Evidence 4 : Homologs of previously reported genes of unknown function), with the translated sequence MNISDFIRSESERYPEHITQKEMAALLGICKSKAYAIQRQGHISFEYANTDEGRRQQIKTADILRYQYEQMRFNSGDEEFASLLRLYFEKQLRPYPQLLFVADVRRFTGYAKTTVNNWIDRKLLKALCYKKQRIKSPQLGKGTIITKEAFIAFLTSPYYRGIRRKSTLHKEQAKDCETLFTSLLAKRGVANG